The sequence GAGCGATCTCATACGAATGGGCGAACGGTTTCGGAAGGAAGGACATGCAGCGAGGGGATGGTGTGTGGGGAGCAGGCGGTCACCCGCCTTCGGGTCACGTCCAATCCAGCACCACCTTGCCGGATTGGCCGGACATCATGGTCTCGAAGCCTTTCGCGTACTCAGTGTAGTGGAATCGATGCGTGATCACAGGCGAAATGTCCAAACCGGCACGAATCATGCTGCTCATTTTGTACCAAGTTTCGAACATTTCCCGACCGTAAATGCCCTTGAGGATCAGGCCCTTGAAAATGACCTTGTCCCAATCGATGGCGATTTTTTCCGGGAAGATGCCGAGCAGCGAGACCTTGGCGCCGTTGGAGGTGTGTTGAAGGATGTCATTGAGGCCGGACGGGTGGCCGGACATTTCCAGCGCCACGTCGAAGCCTTCCTTCATCCCGAGCTCCTTCTTCACGTCTTCCAAGGTTTCATTGGCGACGTTCACGACACGCGTGGCGCCAAGTTTCTTGGCGAGCTCGAGGCGGTAGGGGTTCACGTCGGTGACGACCACGTGGCGGGCGCCGGCGAACTTCGCCACGGCGGCGGCCATGCAGCCGATCGGACCGGCGCCGGTGATCAGCACGTCCTCCGCCACCATGTCCCAGGACAGGGCGGTGTGGACGGCGTTGCCGAGCGGGTCGAAGGTCGAGATGACTTCCTCCGGGATGGAGGGGTCGACCTTGTAGACGTTGGTGTAGGGGATGGAGAGGTATTCGGCGAAGGCACCGGGACGGTTCACGCCCACGCCGAGCGTGTTCGGGCAGAGGTGGCGGCGGCCCGCCAGGCAATTGCGGCAGCGGCCGCAGACGATGTGGCCTTCACCGGAGACGAGCTCGCCCGGGACCACGTCGGTGACGCCGGAGCCCACGGCCTCGACGACGCCGCAGAACTCGTGGCCGACATGCATCGGCACGGGAATGGTGCGCTGGGCCCACTTGTCCCATTTCCAGATGTGGACGTCCGTGCCGCAGATCGATGTCTTGCGGATTTTGATGAGCACGTCCTTCGGACCCACTTCGGGTTCCGGGACGTCCTGGAGCCACAAGCCCTCTTCCGCCTTTGCCTTGACCAATGCTTTCATAAGTTACGCGGGGGATGGTGCATGGGCCGGGCCACGGGGCCACGAAAATCTTCCGCAGCATGCGGGACTCAGGGATTCCGCGCCATACGTGCTTTTACTCCTTGGGCCGGAACCTCCAGCATACGCCAGGAAACCCACGCCAGCGCCCAGGAAATCAGCGCGAACACCCCGAGCCGGGCGGCGAACCCGAGCCCGTGCTCGAACCGGCCATTCCACAGCCACGGGCAAATCCACCCGGCCGCCAGCGGCGCGAGGTTATGGAACAGGTAAAGCCCGTAGGACAATTTCCCGAGGTGCTGGATCGCCGGGTGCTCGAGCAGCAGCGCCCGCCAACCGCGGAATCCCACCGAGGCCGCCGCAATCAACCCACAG comes from Luteolibacter sp. LG18 and encodes:
- the tdh gene encoding L-threonine 3-dehydrogenase, with the protein product MKALVKAKAEEGLWLQDVPEPEVGPKDVLIKIRKTSICGTDVHIWKWDKWAQRTIPVPMHVGHEFCGVVEAVGSGVTDVVPGELVSGEGHIVCGRCRNCLAGRRHLCPNTLGVGVNRPGAFAEYLSIPYTNVYKVDPSIPEEVISTFDPLGNAVHTALSWDMVAEDVLITGAGPIGCMAAAVAKFAGARHVVVTDVNPYRLELAKKLGATRVVNVANETLEDVKKELGMKEGFDVALEMSGHPSGLNDILQHTSNGAKVSLLGIFPEKIAIDWDKVIFKGLILKGIYGREMFETWYKMSSMIRAGLDISPVITHRFHYTEYAKGFETMMSGQSGKVVLDWT